Proteins found in one uncultured Desulfuromonas sp. genomic segment:
- a CDS encoding IS110 family transposase codes for MFIGLDVHKKSIEIAIAEDGRTGEVRRYGEIAGDLSALDKVVRKLISKGAELHFVYEAGPCGYEIYRHLTAQGFDCQVVAPSKIPRKSGERIKNDRRDAQMLARLHRAGELSGVFVPAAEDEAMRDLTRSREDAKITQKKAKQRILAFLLRHGFRYNGRTPWSQAHMRWIAEIKMPHPAQQIALQEYVDTLTESTCRVKRLTDQIQQLLPQWRMFEVTKAYQSLRGVSLIVAATTVAEIGDLTRFDSPVELMSYLGLVPSEHSSGEKTKRGAITKTGNGHVRRVLVEAAWAYRLPARISRVLHKRQEGLSQEICAISWKAQLRLCARYKYMLERGKCKQVIVTAIARELCAFMWAIAHEVDIPEVV; via the coding sequence ATGTTTATCGGATTGGACGTCCATAAAAAATCTATTGAGATAGCCATTGCCGAGGACGGTCGCACTGGCGAAGTTCGCCGATACGGTGAAATTGCCGGTGACTTGTCTGCTCTGGACAAGGTGGTTAGGAAACTTATTTCAAAAGGAGCTGAACTGCACTTTGTCTACGAAGCCGGTCCTTGCGGCTATGAGATTTACCGCCACCTGACAGCTCAGGGATTCGATTGCCAGGTGGTGGCCCCCTCAAAGATTCCAAGGAAAAGCGGCGAGCGGATAAAAAATGACCGCCGGGATGCGCAGATGCTTGCCCGCCTGCATCGGGCCGGTGAACTGTCCGGCGTCTTTGTCCCTGCGGCGGAAGATGAAGCGATGCGGGATCTCACCCGCTCGAGAGAAGATGCCAAAATAACGCAGAAAAAAGCCAAGCAGCGCATTCTGGCTTTCCTGCTTCGGCATGGGTTCAGATACAACGGACGAACTCCTTGGAGTCAGGCCCATATGCGGTGGATCGCTGAGATTAAAATGCCCCATCCCGCTCAGCAAATCGCTCTTCAGGAATATGTCGACACATTAACTGAGAGCACGTGCCGGGTGAAACGCCTTACGGATCAGATTCAGCAACTTTTGCCGCAATGGCGTATGTTTGAGGTCACCAAGGCCTATCAGTCACTACGCGGTGTCTCTTTAATTGTTGCTGCGACCACAGTTGCGGAAATCGGCGACCTGACACGTTTTGATAGTCCCGTTGAACTGATGTCCTATCTTGGTCTGGTTCCATCGGAACACTCCAGTGGCGAGAAGACGAAACGAGGCGCCATCACCAAGACAGGTAATGGCCATGTGCGCCGGGTTCTTGTGGAAGCAGCCTGGGCTTACCGCCTTCCTGCCCGCATCAGTCGGGTGTTACATAAACGCCAAGAAGGTTTATCACAAGAGATTTGCGCTATTTCCTGGAAAGCCCAACTCCGGCTCTGTGCCCGCTACAAATACATGCTGGAACGGGGAAAATGCAAGCAGGTGATTGTAACGGCCATCGCCCGGGAACTCTGTGCCTTCATGTGGGCCATCGCCCATGAGGTTGACATTCCGGAAGTGGTATAA
- a CDS encoding tetratricopeptide repeat protein: MDSQNNVANFYLRGDGVEINYQKAKYWYLKAAEQGSDYAQYELAVMYILGEGVEKNKQKAKDLLIKSAAQKNKSAEKALVAIGLEDNAEKFSKKRMSDVYAIASLLEEFKKITGHYPFYTQNEPVQEGYKKIGTLVTIGTSTAEEQLSKEPNPFHISSTKAYSSHLKRELEQKLERKIELPTDPQEVPIYAPNAYYVYFPAEDDEYLVMAFLYNPNAFTYELFNAHANVYVIASSPVISEYRFWNSAGIKPRIFKYIKQ, translated from the coding sequence ATTGACTCACAAAACAACGTCGCTAATTTCTATTTGCGAGGAGATGGCGTCGAAATAAACTACCAAAAAGCAAAATACTGGTACTTAAAAGCTGCGGAACAAGGAAGCGATTACGCACAATATGAACTTGCTGTTATGTATATACTCGGAGAGGGTGTAGAGAAAAACAAACAAAAAGCAAAAGATCTATTAATCAAATCAGCCGCTCAAAAAAACAAGAGCGCTGAAAAGGCTCTAGTCGCTATCGGACTAGAGGATAATGCGGAAAAATTTTCCAAAAAACGCATGAGCGATGTTTATGCTATAGCAAGTCTACTTGAGGAATTCAAAAAAATTACCGGACATTATCCATTTTATACTCAGAACGAACCTGTCCAAGAAGGATACAAAAAAATTGGAACCCTTGTAACCATAGGCACTTCTACTGCCGAAGAACAATTATCTAAGGAACCAAATCCATTTCATATAAGTTCTACCAAAGCCTATTCAAGTCATTTGAAAAGAGAATTAGAACAGAAATTGGAAAGAAAAATAGAACTACCTACTGATCCACAAGAAGTCCCTATCTACGCTCCGAACGCATATTATGTGTATTTTCCAGCTGAAGATGATGAATATCTAGTAATGGCTTTTTTATATAATCCTAATGCTTTTACATATGAACTGTTTAATGCTCATGCCAACGTGTACGTTATTGCATCGTCGCCTGTTATAAGCGAATATAGGTTCTGGAATAGCGCTGGGATAAAACCGCGCATATTCAAATATATAAAGCAATAA
- a CDS encoding DUF3820 family protein yields MKPSPQALIDLYETRMPYGKYAGVRLVDLPEPYVVWMAGEGFPAGRLGRQLAEVYEIKINGLEYLFDPFRGNIA; encoded by the coding sequence ATGAAACCTTCCCCACAAGCATTGATTGATCTCTACGAAACTCGTATGCCCTACGGAAAATACGCCGGAGTCCGCCTAGTCGACCTGCCAGAACCCTATGTGGTGTGGATGGCCGGTGAAGGCTTCCCCGCCGGACGGCTGGGACGACAACTGGCTGAAGTGTACGAGATCAAAATCAATGGCCTTGAATACTTGTTTGATCCCTTTCGTGGCAATATTGCCTAA
- a CDS encoding DUF1439 domain-containing protein — protein sequence MKKIILIFIATIFLISIGVYFYFSDKEYVFSFSESQIREKLATKLPLNKKYLLFFEVRLDNPRVSLTNGSNRVAAGLDVILNIWIDKNPKPLGGSIDATGGIKYVKDNGELFLTEPVIEHLSMQGIPDKYTKKVNLVLTKALSEYYDSHPIYVLKPTDVKKAAARLVLKNVIIKDQNLVVVLGI from the coding sequence TTGAAGAAAATCATCCTCATATTTATTGCTACGATATTTCTTATTAGCATTGGAGTTTATTTTTACTTTTCAGACAAAGAATATGTATTCAGTTTCTCAGAAAGCCAAATCCGTGAAAAACTTGCCACCAAACTTCCTCTTAATAAAAAATATCTCTTATTTTTCGAGGTTAGACTCGACAATCCTCGGGTTTCACTTACAAACGGGTCCAACAGAGTTGCAGCAGGTCTAGATGTTATTCTAAATATTTGGATTGATAAGAACCCCAAACCTTTAGGTGGTTCAATAGACGCAACTGGTGGAATTAAGTATGTTAAAGATAATGGTGAATTATTTTTAACAGAACCAGTGATTGAGCATCTTTCTATGCAAGGAATTCCAGATAAATATACAAAGAAAGTAAATCTGGTTTTGACTAAAGCTCTATCTGAATACTATGATTCACACCCGATATATGTATTGAAACCGACAGATGTTAAAAAAGCGGCAGCTCGTCTTGTATTAAAAAATGTAATAATTAAAGATCAAAATCTTGTTGTAGTATTAGGCATATAA
- the lepB gene encoding signal peptidase I: protein MNKPRKWWLAGLLSLFEPGLGQIYNGQGRKGLIVFLLQFLLFPAMILGRNSDNLKHLLILLVIVIAFYYLFVVIDAIKVAIGFRAKYCVKKYNKISVYILVVVLAGILNTTLSAHIKNNYVQAYKIPAASNEPALLVGDHILVDRHTTARTPALGDLIVFEFPKGPKRDFVKRVIGIGGDTIEIRNKAVFRNGEKMNEPYVVHRECKTIPAETSPRDFFGPIRVPEDSYFVLGDNRDQSFDSRFWGGVDKKRVKGTAERIYWSWNAQSASVRWKRIGKKI from the coding sequence ATGAATAAACCAAGAAAATGGTGGCTAGCAGGGCTCCTGAGCCTTTTTGAGCCAGGCCTTGGCCAAATATATAATGGTCAGGGTAGAAAAGGGCTGATTGTTTTTTTGCTACAGTTTTTGCTGTTTCCTGCAATGATTCTTGGGCGGAACAGTGACAACTTAAAGCATCTTTTGATCCTTCTTGTCATCGTTATTGCCTTCTACTACCTGTTTGTGGTGATTGATGCAATCAAAGTTGCTATAGGGTTCAGGGCAAAGTACTGCGTGAAAAAGTACAACAAAATCAGTGTCTACATACTTGTCGTTGTCTTGGCGGGCATTCTCAACACGACACTTTCCGCACACATCAAGAATAACTACGTTCAAGCCTACAAAATTCCTGCCGCAAGCAATGAACCTGCATTGTTGGTCGGTGATCACATTCTTGTAGATCGCCATACGACTGCACGGACTCCTGCTTTAGGAGATCTTATCGTTTTTGAATTTCCCAAAGGCCCTAAAAGAGATTTTGTAAAGAGGGTTATCGGTATAGGAGGTGACACGATCGAGATACGAAATAAAGCTGTATTTCGCAATGGGGAAAAAATGAATGAACCATACGTTGTTCATCGTGAATGCAAAACAATACCCGCAGAGACCAGCCCTCGCGATTTCTTTGGACCTATCAGAGTTCCTGAGGACAGTTATTTCGTCCTCGGTGACAACCGTGATCAGAGTTTCGATAGTCGGTTTTGGGGGGGCGTCGATAAAAAGAGAGTAAAAGGAACAGCAGAACGGATATATTGGTCTTGGAATGCTCAAAGTGCTTCTGTTCGTTGGAAGCGCATTGGCAAAAAAATATAG
- a CDS encoding acetyltransferase: MPFNIENVKKTEHLKLIELWESSVRATHDFLKEEDLVELKPLILEQHFDAVDLKCAKTAEGEIVGFCGVHDRTIEMLFISPDARGSGVGALLVAHAIHYQGASKVDVNEQNLQALGFYQHIGFSVVGRSPLDGQGKPYPLLHMEQDKKVLLGTMLKSGKPTESDPEL, translated from the coding sequence GTGCCTTTCAATATTGAAAATGTGAAAAAAACAGAGCACCTGAAGTTGATAGAACTCTGGGAGTCATCCGTTCGAGCGACACATGATTTTTTGAAAGAGGAAGATCTCGTCGAACTTAAACCACTGATTCTTGAACAGCACTTTGATGCTGTCGATTTGAAGTGTGCCAAAACCGCTGAAGGTGAAATTGTCGGGTTTTGCGGTGTCCATGATCGCACGATTGAGATGCTGTTTATTTCACCGGACGCCCGTGGAAGTGGCGTAGGTGCCTTGTTGGTGGCGCATGCCATTCATTATCAGGGCGCATCTAAGGTTGATGTTAACGAACAGAATCTCCAAGCTCTAGGATTTTATCAACATATCGGCTTTTCGGTCGTTGGTCGCTCGCCTCTTGATGGTCAAGGCAAACCTTATCCTTTGTTGCATATGGAGCAAGACAAAAAAGTGTTATTGGGCACAATGTTGAAGTCAGGGAAACCGACAGAATCAGATCCTGAATTATAA
- a CDS encoding alpha/beta hydrolase encodes MDKKLFLLPGLDGTGTLFDPLLRELPTKCVLEVISYPTDQPQTFEQHVEHVAERLPKHTPIILLAESFSGPVAIEILSSGEFQIERVIFVATFVKSPQPTILGVAKHLPLSSLLQLNLPSVLVRYYCFGKKATETQIELFKKNVGKVAPEVLAQRLKILATVDLTNKLKDIKVPCCYIQAKNDKLVSSGAVTDFEKGIKKLRVHRINGPHLILQAEPKACAEVICQEVT; translated from the coding sequence ATGGATAAAAAATTATTTCTTCTCCCCGGCCTCGATGGTACGGGAACGCTGTTTGATCCGTTGCTGCGAGAACTGCCGACAAAATGCGTTTTAGAAGTGATCAGTTATCCAACTGATCAACCGCAAACATTCGAACAGCATGTGGAGCATGTTGCAGAAAGATTGCCGAAACACACCCCGATTATCTTACTCGCAGAATCATTTTCCGGCCCCGTTGCTATAGAGATCCTGTCGTCAGGTGAATTTCAGATTGAGCGGGTCATCTTTGTTGCGACCTTTGTCAAATCTCCTCAACCAACCATACTCGGCGTGGCGAAGCACTTGCCCCTTTCGTCATTGTTGCAACTGAATTTACCGAGTGTGCTGGTTCGGTACTATTGTTTTGGGAAAAAAGCGACAGAAACACAAATAGAATTATTCAAAAAAAACGTAGGAAAAGTTGCGCCAGAAGTCCTTGCACAGCGGCTCAAAATTCTCGCGACGGTCGATTTAACAAACAAACTCAAAGACATCAAAGTACCGTGCTGCTATATCCAGGCAAAAAACGACAAGCTGGTTTCATCTGGCGCTGTGACCGATTTTGAAAAAGGGATAAAAAAGCTAAGAGTCCATAGGATAAATGGCCCCCATCTTATCCTTCAGGCCGAACCGAAAGCGTGTGCTGAAGTTATTTGCCAAGAAGTAACATGA
- a CDS encoding L,D-transpeptidase family protein gives MKFVAALFILLLASSSFASEKAIDYVLVKKVERTMQLLSGGKVIKEYDIALGANPVGHKQQEGDERTPEGKYTLDYKKENSSFFRAIHISYPNEKDKERAKAANVDPGGLIMIHGQKNGFGWLAWVSQWFNWTNGCIAVTNSEMAEIWALVKVGTPIEIQP, from the coding sequence ATGAAATTTGTAGCTGCCCTATTCATCCTTTTACTTGCGAGTTCAAGCTTTGCTTCTGAAAAAGCAATTGACTACGTACTCGTGAAAAAAGTTGAACGGACGATGCAATTACTTTCAGGAGGAAAAGTAATTAAAGAATATGACATTGCCCTCGGGGCTAATCCCGTTGGCCACAAACAACAAGAAGGTGACGAAAGAACACCCGAAGGTAAATACACTCTGGACTATAAAAAGGAAAACAGTTCATTTTTTAGAGCAATTCATATTTCTTATCCGAACGAAAAAGACAAAGAAAGAGCTAAGGCGGCAAATGTCGACCCCGGCGGTCTAATCATGATCCATGGCCAAAAAAACGGTTTTGGTTGGTTGGCTTGGGTAAGCCAGTGGTTCAACTGGACTAACGGGTGCATTGCTGTGACTAATTCGGAAATGGCAGAAATCTGGGCGCTGGTCAAGGTTGGAACACCCATCGAAATTCAACCATAA